The Lewinellaceae bacterium genome has a segment encoding these proteins:
- a CDS encoding DUF502 domain-containing protein: MQKFFVTTVIGGIFVLLPFGLLVWIVKIFFKAISNLISPLTQIFKFPPTIHLWVVDLVAFGLVIGLFFFIGLFVRTTFGHRLFNFVEENWLRKLPIYGTLRDAISTFTTRDKTPFRQVVLVDVFSNPTRMTGFVTDELESSGYVTVFVPTGPNPTNGFIFHVKKDQLEYLDIKPEDAMRTIIGVGVGSDILFEPGAKKDSEPKAKELIQN, encoded by the coding sequence TTGCAAAAATTTTTTGTCACAACCGTCATCGGGGGCATTTTCGTATTGCTTCCTTTTGGCTTATTGGTTTGGATCGTCAAGATTTTTTTTAAAGCCATAAGCAATTTAATATCTCCTTTAACTCAAATATTTAAATTTCCTCCAACCATTCACCTTTGGGTAGTGGATCTGGTTGCTTTTGGCCTCGTGATTGGTTTGTTTTTTTTCATCGGTTTATTTGTCAGAACAACCTTTGGGCATCGACTTTTTAATTTTGTTGAAGAAAATTGGCTGAGGAAATTACCTATCTATGGAACACTCCGGGATGCTATCTCTACTTTTACCACACGTGACAAAACCCCTTTCAGGCAGGTAGTTTTAGTGGATGTATTCAGCAATCCGACCCGCATGACGGGGTTTGTTACAGATGAACTAGAGTCGAGCGGATATGTGACAGTCTTTGTTCCCACCGGGCCGAATCCTACTAATGGTTTTATCTTCCATGTAAAAAAAGACCAATTGGAATACCTGGATATCAAACCAGAGGATGCCATGCGCACCATTATAGGGGTAGGAGTGGGGTCAGATATTTTATTTGAACCCGGGGCAAAGAAGGATTCAGAACCTAAGGCCAAGGAGCTAATACAAAATTGA
- a CDS encoding septal ring lytic transglycosylase RlpA family protein produces the protein MNKILSFSLVVLFSMITFSSFAQSEELGLASYYGDKFQGSKTSYGDTYDRNEFTCAHKRHKYGTKLKVTRIDNKKSVVVKVIDKGPFVKGRVVDLSYAAAEKIGLIQDGVAEVKVEVVGSETTNDENTVNTSDAKAVTTKIVTETVRPDEFDAKSEPKSTQDPVKEKATAIVAKTEAKAEVKTTKDPQAAETFGFLLITETAIVQKAVEKGVYQVSLPGSVQQYGVQVASFSEYENAMRQLTLLKEKSFDKLILLTEAKGEGISYKVMLGPFDGEDSAKAYQESLAKKYKMKGFVVDLPVESTTTVKSGEPTVASAKSVILESPTPGDYGVQVASLESFDAALRQVDILKAKWFKDVLVKVEADGCKVILGPMADEASAKVYQASLKKKHKMNGFVVKLTE, from the coding sequence ATGAATAAAATATTGAGTTTTTCGTTAGTAGTCCTTTTTTCGATGATCACTTTTAGCAGTTTTGCTCAATCGGAAGAATTGGGACTTGCCTCCTATTACGGTGATAAGTTTCAGGGGAGTAAAACCTCCTACGGAGACACTTATGACCGGAACGAATTTACCTGTGCCCACAAAAGGCATAAATACGGCACCAAGTTGAAGGTCACCAGGATCGATAACAAAAAGTCGGTTGTCGTAAAAGTGATTGACAAAGGACCGTTTGTCAAAGGCAGGGTCGTTGATTTGTCTTATGCAGCAGCTGAAAAAATAGGCCTGATTCAGGATGGAGTTGCTGAGGTTAAAGTTGAAGTAGTCGGTAGTGAAACGACCAATGACGAAAACACCGTCAATACTTCCGATGCCAAGGCGGTTACCACAAAAATAGTGACTGAAACGGTTCGTCCTGATGAATTCGATGCAAAATCTGAGCCGAAGTCAACTCAAGATCCTGTAAAAGAAAAAGCAACTGCAATTGTAGCCAAAACGGAAGCCAAAGCAGAGGTTAAAACGACCAAAGATCCTCAGGCTGCCGAGACTTTTGGGTTTTTGCTGATCACAGAAACAGCTATTGTTCAAAAAGCTGTTGAAAAGGGAGTGTACCAGGTTTCTTTACCCGGATCTGTACAACAATACGGGGTTCAGGTGGCTTCCTTTAGCGAGTATGAAAATGCTATGAGGCAGTTGACTTTGCTCAAGGAAAAGTCTTTTGATAAATTAATTCTCCTGACTGAAGCTAAGGGGGAAGGCATTTCCTATAAAGTAATGTTGGGGCCTTTCGACGGAGAGGATTCCGCTAAAGCCTACCAGGAAAGTCTTGCCAAAAAATATAAGATGAAAGGTTTTGTAGTTGATTTGCCTGTTGAATCAACCACCACCGTAAAAAGCGGTGAACCAACAGTAGCTTCTGCAAAAAGTGTTATCCTGGAATCTCCTACTCCCGGGGATTATGGAGTACAGGTGGCTTCTCTTGAAAGTTTTGACGCCGCATTAAGACAGGTAGATATTTTAAAAGCAAAGTGGTTCAAGGACGTGTTGGTAAAAGTCGAAGCGGATGGATGTAAAGTGATCCTCGGCCCAATGGCGGATGAAGCGTCGGCAAAAGTTTACCAGGCCAGCCTGAAGAAAAAACACAAAATGAATGGGTTCGTAGTGAAATTGACTGAATAA
- the mnmA gene encoding tRNA 2-thiouridine(34) synthase MnmA — MSKHGKVLVAMSGGIDSTVTAMLLHEEGYEVVGITMKTWDYANSGGTKKETGCCSLDSINDAREVAVNMGFHHFIIDIRDEFGNYVIDNFIEEYMAGRTPNPCVLCNTHIKWTALLKRADALDCEYIATGHYARINELNGRKYISKAKDLNKDQSYVLWGLDQGCLHRSKFPLGGMTKPEVRQLAADLGYQELSQKPESFEICFVPDNDYRSFLTRNVDGLEEKVAGGVFVNTQGEVLGTHRGYPFFTVGQRKGLGIAMGKPVYVTEIRPETNTVVLGDMDDLIRNGMRVYKLNHMKYPQIPDGIEVVSRIRHGNEGTLSRLNVDGDELGVEFYANVRGVAPGQSAVFYEGDDVVGGGIIRTSIM; from the coding sequence ATGAGTAAACACGGGAAAGTTTTGGTGGCCATGAGTGGCGGAATTGATAGCACGGTCACGGCAATGTTGTTGCATGAAGAAGGTTATGAAGTGGTGGGCATCACGATGAAAACCTGGGATTATGCCAATTCAGGGGGGACGAAAAAAGAAACGGGTTGCTGTAGTCTTGATTCCATCAATGATGCAAGGGAAGTTGCTGTAAATATGGGCTTCCACCATTTTATCATTGACATACGAGACGAATTCGGCAACTACGTGATTGATAATTTTATCGAGGAATATATGGCGGGCCGCACCCCGAATCCTTGTGTTCTCTGCAATACACATATCAAGTGGACCGCCTTGCTAAAAAGAGCCGACGCACTTGACTGTGAATATATTGCCACAGGACATTATGCCAGGATCAATGAGTTGAATGGACGGAAATATATTTCCAAGGCCAAAGACCTTAACAAAGACCAGTCTTATGTTTTGTGGGGTCTTGATCAGGGATGTCTTCATCGGAGTAAATTTCCCCTGGGCGGCATGACCAAACCTGAAGTACGTCAATTAGCTGCAGATCTTGGGTATCAGGAGCTTTCCCAAAAACCGGAAAGTTTCGAAATTTGTTTTGTTCCTGATAATGATTACCGCTCCTTTTTAACCAGGAATGTGGATGGCCTTGAAGAAAAAGTGGCAGGCGGAGTGTTTGTCAATACCCAGGGGGAAGTATTGGGCACACACAGGGGGTATCCGTTTTTTACGGTAGGTCAGAGAAAAGGGCTTGGCATTGCCATGGGAAAACCCGTGTACGTTACGGAAATAAGGCCTGAAACCAATACCGTTGTTTTGGGAGATATGGATGATCTCATCCGCAATGGCATGCGTGTTTACAAACTCAATCATATGAAATACCCGCAAATTCCTGACGGCATAGAAGTCGTTTCCAGGATTCGTCACGGAAACGAAGGCACCCTTAGCCGGCTGAATGTGGATGGTGATGAACTGGGAGTTGAATTTTATGCGAATGTAAGAGGAGTGGCTCCCGGACAGTCTGCTGTTTTTTATGAAGGGGATGATGTGGTAGGCGGCGGAATCATACGAACGAGTATCATGTAA
- a CDS encoding choice-of-anchor L domain-containing protein, translated as MKKLLYTLLSFILLSNVLSAQGDNSVFITNDVNQRVTASYSGNNNYVSLCNLVPGEQYKVIISSELDEGCNYRISLPGSGQRPEAMVFFTANSVCEGLTIIADCLTVKTKTFQLSVSKMEKKDRNKPVEKEILSTILTSQNSDATSLVQNVFIGGDCFEVTGVTYSGSSGQLGSFSNGLSSINIDQGVIISTGAIGNASGPNNFPNATTGYFVSGTDSDLDAISGGGALYDIAKIEFDFTPTEDQISFEYAFASDEYCEFAGTQYNDVFGFFISGPGINGPYSNNSDNIAIVPGTGDNVAINSVNHYTNIPYYRDNSITEACASGFPVAPNDIEFDGFTTVLTAIANVIPCETYHIKLIIGDRGDDIYDSAVFLKANSFGGEPEANVTSEISGNAASDIAGYEGCSDAVITFTRVGNDLSNPVVINYVLSNQSTATPGVDYEPLPASIVIPAGQVSVSISIEIYLDLIAEGMETIFIELQQACSCQASLVEIQIFDSPPLEVTLPDIEVCAGQPTTITPVVSGGIPPYTYLWSDGSTSESIEVQVDDPTSFSVSVSDDCHTAEATFFNVTPTTASATLSGNGQICGGNSSVTLSVDLTGIGPWDITYAVDGVPTTVNNINSSPYTFEGTVAGNYELISVVSAGGCPVQISGQASISENSYTANLSGGGEICGGSNSVDLSINLSGSGPWNITYAVNGAPTTVTNVTSSPYIFNGTESGTYSLISVESADGCPVDVSGQATITEVVNTATLSGQGQVCGGSSSVDLSVALPGSGPWHVTYAVNGDETTVFDVTSNPFIFQGTQAGTYSLVSVESADGCPIQVTGQSEITAFQINVSPTVEQVNCFGESTGSIQLSAQGGTAPYLYDWGLGAFNQSTINNLPAGAYFITVYDSFGCAGEISVQISEPAELLAQVTNVIDVDCLNMGGSISLTASGGSGSYSYYWAGGQNGQNQSNLDPGNYTITVSDAEGCQTTVDATVADLIDYPVAEAQASVINCYSDVSNISAEGSATQNVYYEWFAPSGASLPETGLNINVTDPGTYTLVVTNTLNYCATPIQVEVIADTQAPIVDAGTSDLLDCTTTSIWLEGSVDNATPEFLYQWSTPDGNILQGDDTPMTQVNAPGIYNFSVFNPQNGCIGEDDVLVQQDLDLPEVVIQNPPVLTCDDPEITLTSTGTMSGPGITYEWVTTGGNIIGTNNNEEVVLDQAGFYQLVVTNANNGCINSMEVFVPIDTIAPVANAGEDMELDCLGTSLFLNGNGSSVGANYAYQWSTLNGALISGQQSLSPETDAAGTYTLLVTNTENGCTATDQNQVFNSNGALTLSAEVNDVLNCYHSSVQVSGSITEVNSNYSALWTSPAGNPIVNPGNLNIQASAPGVYLLQVVNTDNGCVSNAGIEVFQDIAAPLADAGPDQIINCFNPSATLDASNADSGPGFSIQWINPDGSTSANSNGVLLETALSGIFTLEVLNVENGCMSTDEVVVQPDFAQPTALAGQNMVLNCAVTSVELSGLATAGGDGFEFEWIDNQTNTVLSNTSLDYSIEDPGIYILSVLNTDNGCAASDSVEVVLDIIPPVAAAGVNGVLNCMNASVNLLSSASSQGPEISYQWTSLDQNMNISSAASPSVDLPGNYQLIVTDTDNHCVDTALVQVAQDLEMPVATIAQPEEITCEQLVVSLNGTGSSIGNQFQYNWTLPDGSTSTQATGPNFTASNVGIFTLEVLNTINGCAAQSSVEVISQDELPTAEAGPTQLLNCYTSEVTLNPSGSSTGGNYSYQWQQQGGGQISQSTALQSISVDAPGIYEFVVTDTSTGCASADAVVVNINVTPPAANAGPEMTLTCEETSLNLDGSQSSTGNMSYQWSTTNGVIVSGQNLPAPLIAAPGIYNLSVTNLTNGCQASDQVTVNIDTIHPEIGILPASLLTCAVTSVTLQGTSDGSYIYQWLNENNQPLGTGNAIAVQAPGSYQFVATDTNNGCQSATSVEVDQNITPPVAEAGGGGTLTCATTSLALNGSLSSANSSYQWMTNGGFIQSGATGLTPVVTLPGTYIIHVTDNFNGCEAWDEVTISQDIEIPIAAAANNGLLTCTNTTVTLFGTSNPGIPLEYEWQYANGQTFVTGSPNTTVTSPGTYQFFVYNPENGCENSATVAVQQDITIPVAEAGVADDLTCLVTSLALDGSVLSGGGNYSYDWSGPTGGIIANMNTPNPIVQMPGIYTLLVTNVQNGCTDTDVVEVDLIAPTGIEVTLEQPLCHGDPAFLEIETIEGGAEPYIYSINGGASFVQNSNFTLLSPGWHLVVVQDANGCEFAQGVQVEDVPVLEIELDPLATIKLGESYQINASVNFPVNQLSSISWAPAESLSCDDCLNPLAAPFRTTDYHLEVVNENGCRDDAWLRLIVDERPNIYIPNVFSPNEDGTNEIFYIYAKENTIKIINSLQIYTRWGELVFEVYDFPPNDPQYGWDGFFRGVPMNSGVFVYWTEVELINGQPIILKGDVTIIR; from the coding sequence ATGAAAAAATTACTTTACACACTACTCTCTTTTATTTTATTAAGTAATGTGCTTTCAGCACAAGGGGATAACAGCGTATTTATTACCAATGATGTCAACCAAAGGGTTACAGCCAGTTATTCCGGAAATAATAATTACGTTTCATTGTGCAATTTAGTCCCGGGTGAACAATATAAGGTAATCATCAGCTCCGAATTGGACGAGGGATGTAATTACAGAATAAGTTTACCGGGCTCCGGTCAAAGACCTGAAGCCATGGTTTTTTTTACGGCTAATTCTGTATGTGAAGGATTAACCATCATTGCAGATTGTCTCACTGTGAAAACTAAAACTTTCCAGTTAAGTGTTTCAAAAATGGAAAAGAAAGACAGGAATAAGCCTGTTGAAAAAGAAATACTCTCCACAATTTTAACTTCCCAAAACAGTGATGCTACCAGTCTTGTCCAAAATGTATTTATCGGAGGAGATTGTTTTGAAGTGACCGGAGTTACCTACAGTGGTTCTTCGGGGCAATTGGGCTCATTTTCAAATGGCCTGTCTTCCATCAATATTGACCAGGGGGTTATCATTTCTACCGGGGCAATAGGCAATGCTTCGGGTCCGAATAATTTCCCCAATGCGACAACCGGCTATTTTGTTTCTGGAACGGACAGTGACCTGGATGCCATTAGCGGCGGTGGCGCTTTATACGATATTGCAAAAATAGAATTCGACTTTACTCCAACGGAAGATCAGATTTCTTTTGAATATGCTTTTGCTTCTGATGAATATTGTGAATTTGCGGGTACTCAATACAACGATGTATTTGGTTTTTTTATCAGTGGCCCGGGAATTAACGGCCCATACTCTAATAATTCCGACAATATTGCTATCGTACCCGGTACTGGAGACAACGTGGCCATCAACTCGGTAAATCACTATACCAATATTCCATATTATCGCGATAATTCCATCACAGAAGCCTGTGCCAGTGGATTCCCGGTGGCTCCCAATGATATAGAATTTGACGGTTTTACGACCGTACTAACCGCCATAGCCAATGTAATCCCCTGTGAAACTTATCATATTAAGCTGATCATTGGAGATCGGGGAGATGATATTTACGATTCGGCAGTATTTCTTAAGGCCAACAGTTTCGGGGGAGAACCCGAAGCCAATGTCACCTCTGAAATTTCCGGAAATGCAGCCAGCGATATTGCCGGTTATGAAGGATGCAGTGATGCCGTAATTACTTTTACAAGAGTTGGGAATGACTTAAGTAATCCTGTTGTCATCAATTATGTGCTTTCCAACCAAAGTACCGCGACCCCCGGGGTGGATTATGAGCCCTTGCCGGCAAGTATTGTCATTCCTGCCGGTCAGGTCAGTGTTTCGATTTCCATTGAGATATACCTGGATCTGATCGCGGAAGGGATGGAAACCATTTTTATCGAGTTACAGCAGGCTTGTAGCTGTCAGGCTTCATTGGTGGAGATCCAAATATTCGATTCCCCTCCTCTAGAAGTAACGCTGCCCGATATCGAAGTTTGCGCAGGACAGCCCACTACCATTACTCCTGTTGTCAGTGGGGGAATCCCTCCCTACACTTATTTATGGAGCGATGGAAGCACTTCGGAATCTATTGAAGTCCAGGTGGATGATCCTACTTCTTTTTCGGTTTCTGTCTCTGATGATTGCCATACGGCTGAAGCGACCTTTTTTAATGTTACTCCCACCACCGCATCGGCAACACTTAGTGGAAACGGCCAAATTTGCGGAGGCAATTCTTCTGTTACCTTGAGTGTGGATCTTACAGGAATTGGCCCATGGGATATTACCTATGCCGTCGATGGAGTGCCCACCACAGTCAATAACATAAATAGTTCTCCCTATACATTTGAAGGGACTGTCGCAGGAAACTATGAGCTTATTTCGGTAGTCAGTGCAGGCGGTTGCCCAGTACAAATTTCAGGACAAGCCAGCATTTCCGAGAATTCATATACAGCCAACCTGAGTGGAGGAGGGGAGATTTGCGGAGGATCCAATTCCGTCGACCTAAGTATCAACCTTTCGGGCAGTGGTCCCTGGAATATTACTTATGCTGTCAATGGAGCACCGACTACGGTGACCAATGTGACAAGTAGTCCTTATATTTTCAATGGTACCGAATCAGGCACTTATTCATTGATCTCAGTAGAAAGCGCTGATGGATGCCCCGTTGATGTGTCGGGCCAGGCCACTATTACAGAGGTGGTAAATACGGCTACCTTGAGTGGCCAGGGACAGGTTTGCGGAGGAAGCAGTTCCGTTGATCTGAGCGTAGCCCTGCCGGGTTCCGGGCCATGGCATGTAACCTATGCCGTAAATGGTGATGAAACTACTGTTTTTGATGTCACCTCCAATCCTTTTATTTTCCAGGGCACTCAAGCCGGAACATACAGCCTTGTTTCAGTCGAGAGCGCTGATGGATGCCCAATCCAGGTAACCGGCCAAAGTGAAATTACAGCATTCCAGATAAATGTTTCGCCTACGGTAGAACAGGTGAATTGTTTTGGAGAAAGCACCGGAAGCATTCAATTGAGTGCACAAGGAGGGACTGCACCTTATTTGTACGATTGGGGCTTGGGGGCATTTAATCAATCCACGATAAACAACCTTCCTGCGGGTGCCTATTTTATTACTGTTTATGATTCCTTTGGCTGTGCCGGAGAAATATCCGTTCAGATTTCAGAACCCGCCGAACTGCTAGCTCAGGTTACCAATGTCATAGATGTAGATTGTCTGAATATGGGAGGCAGCATCTCCCTGACCGCTTCAGGAGGAAGTGGTTCTTATAGCTATTATTGGGCGGGAGGACAAAACGGCCAAAACCAAAGCAACCTTGATCCCGGGAATTATACCATTACCGTTTCAGATGCTGAAGGTTGCCAGACTACTGTTGATGCCACCGTAGCGGATCTGATTGATTACCCGGTTGCCGAGGCCCAGGCAAGTGTAATCAATTGTTATTCAGATGTTTCCAATATCAGCGCTGAAGGCTCCGCCACCCAAAACGTTTATTATGAATGGTTTGCTCCAAGCGGCGCCTCATTGCCGGAGACAGGATTAAACATTAATGTAACCGATCCAGGAACATATACTCTAGTTGTAACCAATACGCTTAATTATTGTGCCACTCCAATCCAGGTTGAGGTCATTGCGGATACCCAGGCTCCGATAGTTGATGCTGGTACCAGTGATCTTCTGGATTGTACCACAACAAGTATTTGGCTGGAAGGATCAGTAGACAATGCAACTCCAGAGTTTTTATACCAGTGGAGTACGCCGGACGGAAACATTCTACAAGGGGATGATACCCCCATGACTCAAGTGAATGCACCGGGCATCTATAATTTCAGCGTTTTTAATCCTCAAAATGGCTGTATTGGTGAGGATGATGTATTGGTACAGCAAGATCTTGATTTACCGGAAGTGGTAATCCAAAATCCTCCGGTCCTTACTTGTGATGATCCTGAGATTACTTTAACTTCCACGGGAACCATGAGTGGACCGGGCATCACTTATGAATGGGTCACGACTGGCGGGAATATTATCGGGACTAATAACAATGAGGAAGTAGTCCTTGACCAGGCTGGATTTTACCAGCTTGTTGTGACCAATGCCAATAATGGCTGTATCAATTCCATGGAAGTTTTTGTTCCCATCGACACCATTGCTCCGGTGGCGAATGCAGGGGAAGACATGGAACTCGATTGCCTGGGCACCTCATTGTTCCTAAACGGAAACGGTTCCAGTGTCGGAGCCAATTATGCCTATCAGTGGAGCACTCTAAACGGAGCCTTGATTTCCGGGCAACAAAGTTTGTCGCCTGAAACCGACGCCGCAGGAACTTATACGCTTCTTGTGACCAATACGGAAAATGGATGCACGGCCACAGACCAGAACCAGGTTTTTAACAGCAATGGAGCCCTCACCCTTTCGGCGGAAGTGAATGATGTGTTGAATTGCTACCATTCGTCAGTACAAGTGAGTGGCTCTATTACGGAAGTAAATTCCAATTATTCAGCCTTGTGGACCAGTCCTGCTGGTAATCCTATCGTAAATCCGGGAAACCTGAATATACAGGCGAGCGCACCTGGCGTGTACCTCTTACAGGTGGTAAACACCGATAACGGTTGTGTTTCGAATGCGGGAATTGAAGTCTTCCAGGACATAGCGGCTCCCTTGGCTGATGCGGGACCAGATCAGATCATCAATTGTTTTAATCCTTCGGCTACTCTGGATGCTTCAAATGCTGATTCAGGGCCGGGATTTTCCATCCAGTGGATCAATCCGGACGGAAGTACATCAGCCAATTCAAATGGCGTTTTGCTGGAAACAGCATTGTCAGGTATATTTACCCTCGAAGTTTTAAATGTGGAGAATGGCTGTATGAGCACGGATGAGGTGGTCGTACAGCCTGATTTTGCCCAACCTACTGCGTTAGCTGGGCAAAATATGGTACTCAATTGCGCCGTAACCAGCGTCGAACTCAGTGGCTTGGCTACCGCTGGAGGTGATGGATTTGAATTTGAATGGATTGATAATCAAACCAATACGGTACTCTCCAACACTTCTCTTGATTATAGCATCGAAGATCCGGGAATCTATATTCTTTCTGTTTTAAATACGGACAATGGTTGTGCAGCCTCCGATTCGGTTGAGGTAGTGCTTGACATAATACCGCCCGTGGCTGCTGCCGGAGTTAACGGCGTCCTTAATTGTATGAACGCTAGTGTAAACCTGCTAAGCAGCGCTTCATCCCAGGGACCGGAAATTAGCTATCAATGGACAAGCCTTGATCAGAATATGAATATTTCCAGTGCCGCTTCCCCTTCGGTGGATCTTCCTGGAAACTACCAATTAATTGTAACGGATACCGACAATCATTGTGTAGATACAGCTTTGGTGCAGGTTGCCCAGGATTTGGAAATGCCGGTTGCTACCATCGCCCAACCAGAGGAGATCACCTGTGAACAACTCGTCGTTTCTCTTAATGGTACAGGATCCAGCATCGGGAACCAATTTCAATACAACTGGACCCTCCCTGATGGAAGTACCTCCACCCAGGCCACAGGACCCAATTTCACCGCTTCCAATGTTGGAATATTCACCCTTGAAGTGCTCAATACCATCAATGGATGTGCAGCACAGTCTAGTGTGGAAGTCATCAGTCAGGACGAGTTACCCACTGCAGAAGCTGGCCCGACTCAACTATTAAACTGTTACACCTCAGAGGTTACCCTGAATCCTTCTGGTTCTTCTACAGGTGGCAACTACAGTTATCAATGGCAACAGCAGGGTGGGGGACAAATCAGCCAGTCAACCGCTCTTCAATCCATTTCGGTTGATGCTCCGGGCATTTACGAGTTTGTGGTCACAGATACAAGTACCGGGTGTGCTTCAGCGGATGCTGTAGTGGTCAATATCAATGTTACGCCTCCTGCCGCCAATGCCGGTCCGGAAATGACCTTAACCTGCGAGGAAACCAGCCTAAATTTGGACGGGAGTCAAAGCAGTACAGGAAATATGTCTTACCAGTGGAGTACAACTAACGGCGTCATTGTCTCGGGGCAGAATCTTCCTGCGCCCCTGATTGCTGCCCCTGGGATTTATAACCTCTCTGTAACGAATCTTACCAATGGCTGTCAGGCTTCTGACCAGGTGACCGTAAATATTGATACGATCCATCCAGAAATAGGCATTCTTCCGGCAAGCTTATTGACCTGCGCCGTCACAAGCGTAACCCTCCAGGGCACCAGCGACGGGAGTTACATTTATCAATGGCTGAATGAGAATAACCAGCCATTAGGCACCGGAAATGCAATTGCTGTTCAGGCGCCGGGCAGTTACCAATTTGTGGCGACGGACACGAATAACGGATGTCAGAGCGCCACCTCTGTGGAAGTAGATCAAAATATAACGCCCCCTGTTGCGGAGGCGGGCGGAGGAGGAACCCTGACTTGTGCAACTACCAGTTTAGCACTCAATGGTTCACTCAGCAGTGCTAATAGCTCCTATCAGTGGATGACTAATGGAGGATTTATTCAATCGGGAGCAACCGGCCTGACGCCTGTGGTCACCTTGCCGGGGACCTATATCATCCATGTTACCGATAACTTCAACGGCTGTGAAGCCTGGGATGAGGTTACCATCAGTCAGGATATTGAAATCCCCATAGCAGCGGCGGCCAACAATGGCTTGCTGACTTGTACCAATACTACTGTTACCCTTTTCGGAACCAGTAATCCTGGAATTCCACTTGAATATGAATGGCAATATGCCAACGGACAAACATTCGTTACGGGCAGCCCGAATACTACTGTAACCAGTCCGGGAACCTACCAGTTTTTCGTTTACAATCCTGAAAATGGATGTGAGAACAGTGCCACCGTTGCCGTTCAACAGGATATTACCATACCGGTTGCCGAGGCCGGAGTGGCCGACGATCTCACTTGTTTGGTAACCAGCCTCGCGTTAGATGGAAGCGTGCTTTCAGGGGGTGGAAATTACAGTTATGATTGGTCGGGCCCTACCGGTGGTATTATTGCCAATATGAATACTCCTAATCCAATTGTCCAGATGCCGGGGATTTATACTCTTTTGGTGACCAATGTACAGAACGGTTGCACCGATACGGATGTGGTCGAAGTGGACCTTATTGCTCCAACAGGGATTGAAGTGACTTTAGAGCAACCGCTTTGCCATGGGGATCCTGCATTTTTGGAAATAGAAACCATTGAGGGTGGGGCAGAGCCTTATATTTACTCGATAAACGGGGGGGCTTCTTTTGTGCAAAACAGTAATTTCACGCTGCTTTCGCCAGGATGGCACCTGGTCGTGGTGCAGGATGCCAACGGATGTGAATTTGCACAGGGCGTACAGGTTGAGGATGTTCCTGTTCTGGAAATTGAACTAGATCCGCTGGCAACCATAAAACTGGGAGAGAGTTACCAGATCAATGCCAGCGTCAATTTTCCGGTGAATCAGCTTTCTTCCATAAGCTGGGCCCCAGCAGAGAGCCTTAGTTGCGATGATTGTCTAAATCCGCTGGCTGCTCCCTTCAGAACCACTGATTACCATCTTGAAGTCGTCAATGAAAACGGATGCAGGGATGATGCCTGGCTTCGTTTAATCGTGGATGAACGTCCGAACATCTATATCCCGAATGTTTTCTCGCCCAATGAAGATGGCACCAACGAGATTTTTTACATTTACGCCAAGGAAAACACCATTAAAATTATTAATTCACTCCAGATTTATACGAGATGGGGAGAATTGGTGTTTGAAGTGTACGATTTCCCACCCAATGATCCGCAATATGGATGGGATGGTTTTTTCCGGGGAGTTCCTATGAATTCAGGAGTTTTCGTATATTGGACTGAGGTTGAATTGATCAATGGTCAGCCCATTATTTTAAAAGGCGATGTGACCATTATCAGATAA
- a CDS encoding nuclear transport factor 2 family protein: MSKKVEIQETISGFMNSFDLKDWGRMKEVLADSLFVDYSDLREEEAGEISADDYIGKRIALHDKLRLHHLITNFEVVVGGRSASVLASCVIYRNSGLQSFNTHALYEFGLILDDGEKWKISRIKQVVLWNEGDLKIDWQY, encoded by the coding sequence ATGTCCAAAAAAGTTGAAATTCAGGAGACGATCTCTGGTTTTATGAATAGCTTCGATTTGAAAGACTGGGGGCGGATGAAGGAAGTTTTAGCAGACAGTTTGTTCGTCGATTACAGTGATCTTCGGGAAGAAGAAGCCGGAGAGATCAGTGCGGATGATTATATCGGGAAGCGGATTGCTCTTCATGACAAATTACGACTCCATCATCTCATCACCAATTTTGAGGTAGTGGTGGGCGGCCGATCCGCTTCCGTTTTGGCAAGTTGTGTTATTTACAGGAATTCGGGCCTCCAGTCTTTCAATACCCATGCCCTGTATGAATTCGGATTGATACTAGACGATGGGGAAAAATGGAAGATCAGTCGGATCAAACAGGTAGTGCTATGGAATGAGGGCGACCTTAAAATTGATTGGCAATATTAG